The following are encoded in a window of Paraburkholderia hospita genomic DNA:
- a CDS encoding tetratricopeptide repeat protein, whose protein sequence is MNPSVPALSPGERYQASVSLYSSGRLAEALALLDEMLQRDPAHAEAMHLAAVCLNDLYDEADAKNPKPVVDDTLDLAEAHNDLGGWFYGRKQLTQAEHAYRRALSIKPDLTKAMNNLGLVLRDLGRELEAEASFLHALAIAPDYVMARNNLGVLLWQLKRLPEAEAAYRDVVSRQPGDVSAHNNLGLLLLELNRVPEAEQACRQALALNADVPEAHNNLGNVLWQQGRIAEAIAAYRQALALRPDYVGAKANLALPLLCVGDYVQGWALYESRYHEAVGTRSVFPPPVPYPQWRGEPLHGKSLLVWPEQGFGDGLQFCRYVSMLKARGAGKVSVACPPPLRRLFDSLEGVDTVYSLDGETTIPAHDTWCFVLSLPMLFGTTVDTIPAPMPYLRAPAALAQHWRSRLPEGGFKVGLVWAGDPRPHDPSSNAIDQRRSLTAMSYLPLLRVPGVTFVSLQKGAATRPQIEDLPAGFRPFDPMDDVQDFADTAAIVENLDLVITVDTSMAHLAGALNTPVWILSRYDACWRWFRDRDDSPWYPTARLFRQTSPGDWESVFERVAQALASLREPAVSH, encoded by the coding sequence ATGAATCCGTCAGTTCCCGCGCTATCGCCCGGCGAGCGCTATCAGGCGTCGGTGTCGCTGTATTCGTCGGGGCGTCTCGCGGAGGCGCTCGCACTGCTCGACGAGATGCTGCAGCGCGATCCCGCCCATGCGGAAGCCATGCACCTCGCAGCCGTTTGCCTGAACGACCTGTATGACGAAGCAGACGCAAAGAACCCAAAGCCCGTCGTCGACGACACGCTCGATCTGGCCGAAGCGCACAACGATCTGGGCGGCTGGTTTTACGGACGCAAGCAGTTGACGCAGGCCGAGCACGCGTACCGCCGCGCGCTGTCGATCAAACCCGATCTGACGAAGGCAATGAACAATCTCGGTCTCGTGCTGCGCGATCTCGGGCGCGAGCTGGAAGCCGAAGCCTCATTCCTGCACGCGCTCGCCATCGCGCCCGACTACGTGATGGCACGCAACAACCTCGGCGTGCTGCTATGGCAGCTCAAGCGCCTGCCGGAGGCGGAGGCCGCGTATCGGGACGTCGTCAGCCGTCAGCCGGGCGACGTCAGCGCGCACAACAATCTCGGCTTGCTGCTGCTTGAACTCAACCGTGTGCCGGAAGCGGAGCAGGCGTGCCGCCAGGCGCTGGCCCTCAATGCCGATGTGCCCGAAGCGCACAACAATCTCGGCAACGTGCTGTGGCAGCAAGGCCGCATCGCGGAAGCCATTGCCGCATACCGCCAGGCGCTGGCGCTGCGGCCCGACTACGTCGGCGCGAAAGCGAACCTCGCGTTGCCGCTGCTGTGCGTCGGCGATTACGTGCAAGGCTGGGCGCTCTACGAGTCGCGCTATCACGAAGCGGTCGGCACGCGCAGCGTGTTTCCGCCGCCCGTGCCGTATCCGCAATGGCGCGGCGAGCCGCTGCACGGTAAATCGCTGCTCGTGTGGCCCGAGCAGGGCTTCGGCGATGGCCTGCAATTCTGCCGGTATGTGTCGATGCTGAAGGCGCGTGGCGCGGGGAAGGTGAGCGTCGCTTGTCCGCCGCCGTTGCGGCGGCTGTTCGATAGCCTCGAAGGCGTGGACACGGTGTATTCGCTCGATGGCGAGACGACGATTCCCGCGCACGACACCTGGTGCTTCGTGCTGAGCCTGCCGATGCTGTTCGGCACGACCGTCGACACGATTCCCGCGCCGATGCCCTATCTGCGGGCGCCCGCCGCGCTCGCGCAGCACTGGCGCAGCAGGTTGCCGGAAGGCGGGTTCAAGGTCGGCCTGGTCTGGGCAGGCGATCCTCGCCCGCACGATCCCAGCTCGAATGCGATCGACCAGCGCCGTTCGCTGACGGCGATGTCGTACTTGCCGCTGCTGCGCGTGCCCGGCGTGACGTTCGTGAGCTTGCAGAAAGGCGCGGCGACCCGCCCGCAGATTGAAGACCTGCCCGCCGGGTTTCGCCCGTTCGATCCGATGGACGACGTGCAGGATTTCGCCGATACGGCCGCCATCGTCGAAAACCTGGATCTGGTGATTACGGTCGATACGTCGATGGCGCATCTGGCGGGGGCGCTCAACACGCCCGTCTGGATTCTGTCGCGCTATGACGCGTGCTGGCGCTGGTTCCGCGACCGGGACGATTCGCCGTGGTATCCGACTGCGCGGCTTTTCCGGCAAACGTCACCCGGCGACTGGGAAAGCGTGTTCGAGCGGGTCGCGCAGGCGCTGGCGAGCCTGCGCGAGCCCGCCGTGTCGCACTGA
- a CDS encoding DNA/RNA non-specific endonuclease, with product MKKWLVSLLIVAASHATHAWAATSCTDFTPNAQWPVLTNAKMTPKSRMLCYSDFAVLHSGITHGPLWSAEHLTRDHIEAAKDMVRTNKFFEDARLPDGEGATLADYKRSGFDRGHMSPAGNRWNAEAMAQSFSLANIVPQNRENNQRMWSRIETAVRKLSMKYDDIYVVTGPMFIGGQLQTIGPTRVFVPTQLFKVVYVPSKKLAFAIVADNVATDHYDVKSVHELEAMSGIRFPGIPEGLKDQRPGGLKGV from the coding sequence ATGAAGAAGTGGTTAGTCAGCCTGCTTATCGTGGCCGCGAGTCACGCGACTCACGCATGGGCGGCAACGTCATGCACTGATTTCACGCCCAACGCCCAATGGCCCGTGCTGACGAACGCGAAAATGACGCCGAAGTCGCGCATGCTGTGCTACTCGGATTTCGCCGTTCTGCATTCAGGCATCACACATGGTCCGCTGTGGTCCGCCGAGCATTTGACGCGCGATCACATCGAAGCCGCGAAAGACATGGTGCGCACCAACAAGTTCTTCGAGGACGCGCGCCTGCCCGACGGCGAAGGCGCGACGCTCGCCGACTACAAGCGCAGCGGTTTCGATCGCGGCCATATGAGCCCGGCTGGCAACCGATGGAACGCGGAGGCGATGGCACAATCGTTCTCGCTCGCGAACATCGTGCCGCAGAACCGCGAGAACAATCAGCGCATGTGGTCGCGCATCGAAACGGCCGTGCGCAAGCTGTCGATGAAGTACGACGACATCTACGTGGTCACCGGCCCGATGTTCATCGGCGGACAGTTGCAGACCATCGGACCGACGCGCGTGTTCGTGCCGACGCAGCTGTTCAAGGTCGTCTACGTGCCGTCGAAGAAACTCGCGTTCGCGATCGTCGCGGACAACGTCGCCACCGACCACTACGACGTGAAGTCGGTGCATGAACTCGAAGCGATGAGCGGCATCCGCTTTCCGGGCATTCCGGAAGGCCTGAAAGACCAGCGTCCGGGAGGGCTGAAAGGTGTTTAA
- the rarD gene encoding EamA family transporter RarD has protein sequence MNAYQPGRGIALSVSASTLFALMSVYAKLLTPLTGLDIFAWRVIWTVPGAFALIALRSRLPQLKALSMRVIREPRTALLLAVSAALLGAQLWVFLWAPLHGRMLEVSLGYFLLPLTMVLLGRFYYHERLEPLQWLAVGCAALGVLHELWVTRAFSWPTLLVAIGYPPYFVLRRKINADSLTAFALEMSLLLPFALAMALHGGSLALLSGRVDMWLLLLPGLGALSTVALATYLKASRLLPMALFGILGYVEPVLLVIVSVTLLGESLTAQQLGTYVPIWIAVGLTGLHSARLLAPR, from the coding sequence ATGAACGCCTATCAACCGGGACGCGGCATCGCGTTGTCCGTGAGCGCATCGACGCTCTTTGCACTGATGTCCGTGTACGCAAAGCTGCTCACGCCGTTGACGGGGCTCGATATCTTCGCGTGGCGGGTGATCTGGACCGTGCCGGGCGCTTTCGCGCTGATTGCCTTGCGCTCGCGGCTGCCGCAACTCAAGGCGCTGTCGATGCGCGTGATCCGCGAGCCGCGCACGGCGCTTTTGCTGGCCGTCAGCGCGGCGTTGCTTGGCGCGCAGCTATGGGTGTTCCTGTGGGCGCCGCTGCATGGCCGGATGCTCGAAGTATCGCTCGGCTATTTCCTGTTGCCGCTGACGATGGTGCTGCTCGGCCGCTTCTACTATCACGAGCGGCTGGAGCCGTTGCAGTGGCTCGCGGTCGGGTGCGCGGCGCTCGGCGTGTTGCACGAACTGTGGGTGACGCGCGCGTTCTCGTGGCCGACGCTGCTTGTTGCGATCGGTTATCCGCCATATTTTGTGTTGCGCCGCAAGATCAACGCCGATTCGCTGACGGCGTTCGCGCTCGAGATGTCGCTGCTGCTGCCGTTCGCACTCGCGATGGCGCTCCACGGCGGCTCGCTCGCGCTGCTGTCCGGTCGCGTCGACATGTGGCTGCTGTTGCTGCCGGGACTCGGCGCGCTGAGCACGGTCGCGCTCGCGACATATCTGAAAGCGAGCCGTTTGCTGCCGATGGCGCTATTCGGCATTCTTGGCTACGTGGAGCCGGTGTTGCTGGTGATCGTGTCGGTGACGCTGCTCGGCGAGTCCTTGACGGCTCAGCAGCTTGGAACGTACGTGCCGATCTGGATCGCGGTGGGGCTGACTGGTTTACATAGCGCAAGGCTGCTCGCGCCGCGTTGA
- a CDS encoding DUF3501 family protein — MSIARNSLLSLENYAKQRKTMRERIIEHKKSRIVRLGNHLTFLFEDELTIRYQIQEMLHIEKIFDEDGIQGELEAYLPLVPNGSNFKATLQIEYENEVERRAALSRLIGIEDSVFMRVDGDESVYAISDEDLERENNEKTSAVHFVRFELTPSMKSRLRDGAALLIGCDHPGYPVNLQPIVDDVRRSLVKDLA, encoded by the coding sequence ATGAGCATCGCGAGGAACTCCCTGTTGTCGCTCGAAAACTATGCGAAGCAGCGCAAGACGATGCGCGAGCGGATCATCGAGCACAAGAAAAGCCGCATCGTCCGGTTGGGCAATCACCTGACTTTCCTGTTCGAAGACGAACTGACGATCCGCTATCAGATCCAGGAGATGCTGCACATCGAAAAGATCTTCGACGAGGACGGCATTCAGGGCGAACTCGAAGCGTATCTGCCGCTCGTGCCCAACGGCAGCAACTTCAAGGCGACGCTGCAGATCGAGTACGAAAACGAAGTCGAACGGCGTGCGGCGCTCTCGCGGCTGATCGGCATCGAGGACAGCGTATTCATGCGGGTGGACGGCGACGAGTCCGTCTACGCGATCTCCGACGAAGACCTCGAACGCGAGAACAACGAGAAGACCTCAGCCGTGCATTTCGTGCGCTTCGAACTGACGCCTTCGATGAAATCGCGCCTGCGAGACGGTGCGGCGTTGCTTATCGGCTGCGATCACCCGGGCTATCCCGTCAACTTGCAGCCGATTGTGGACGACGTGCGCCGCTCGCTCGTCAAGGACCTCGCTTAA
- a CDS encoding Crp/Fnr family transcriptional regulator: MTSTELFNLLDRSAWFRAAPDALRAQLIELGRTRGLPAGQRLFNRGDADDGFYCVLDGLMRIGSITASGREALLAVIEPVNWFGEIALFDGQTRTHDAYAERDTLLFHVPRAALTALLERTPAFWHAFGLLLTHKLRLAFDAIEEAALLPAAQRVARRLLLMAGGYRGGAGALRRVLKVPQEDLAMMLALSRQTTNQILRQFETQGALALRYAEIEIVDAQKLRAFAVSTNDDAERA; encoded by the coding sequence ATGACATCGACTGAGCTTTTCAATCTGCTCGACCGCAGCGCCTGGTTTCGCGCCGCGCCCGATGCATTGCGCGCGCAACTAATCGAGCTCGGCCGCACGCGAGGGTTGCCGGCGGGCCAGCGCCTTTTCAATCGCGGCGATGCCGACGACGGCTTCTATTGCGTGCTCGACGGATTGATGCGGATTGGCTCGATCACCGCGAGCGGCAGGGAAGCGCTGCTCGCGGTGATCGAGCCGGTGAACTGGTTCGGCGAGATCGCGCTGTTCGATGGCCAGACGCGCACGCACGATGCCTATGCCGAGCGCGACACGCTGCTGTTTCATGTGCCGCGCGCAGCGCTCACGGCGCTGCTCGAACGCACGCCCGCGTTCTGGCATGCGTTCGGCCTGCTGCTCACGCACAAGCTGCGCCTCGCGTTCGATGCGATCGAAGAGGCCGCGCTGCTGCCCGCTGCGCAACGCGTCGCGCGGCGTCTGTTGCTGATGGCGGGCGGATACCGCGGCGGCGCGGGTGCGCTGCGGCGCGTGCTCAAGGTGCCGCAGGAAGACCTCGCGATGATGCTCGCGCTGTCGCGTCAAACCACGAACCAGATACTCAGGCAGTTTGAAACGCAAGGCGCGCTCGCGCTGCGTTACGCGGAGATCGAGATCGTCGATGCGCAAAAGCTGCGAGCCTTCGCGGTATCGACGAACGACGATGCCGAGCGCGCCTGA
- a CDS encoding DUF3564 domain-containing protein, whose protein sequence is MRLTILINGSDPTVNHDYAVLWLDTDEHRWSREAHDGIDLPPWGELHDENGVTKLCAPSAEAPLCTLNGLHVDGRQRVSSAQGSAAWSSDRTHAPMNGYWRLQAVDRLPVNAEHSVFGR, encoded by the coding sequence ATGCGGCTGACCATATTGATCAACGGTTCGGACCCCACCGTCAATCACGATTACGCCGTGCTCTGGCTCGATACCGACGAACATCGCTGGTCGAGAGAAGCACACGATGGGATCGACCTGCCCCCATGGGGCGAACTCCATGACGAGAACGGCGTCACTAAACTCTGCGCGCCGAGCGCAGAAGCGCCGTTATGCACATTGAATGGCCTGCACGTGGACGGACGGCAGCGGGTCAGCTCGGCACAAGGCAGCGCGGCGTGGTCGTCGGACCGCACGCACGCGCCCATGAATGGCTATTGGCGCTTGCAGGCCGTTGACCGCCTGCCCGTCAACGCCGAGCACAGCGTGTTCGGACGCTAA
- a CDS encoding rubrerythrin family protein — protein MAQLKGSKTEENLKAAFAGESQANRRYLYFAAKADVEGQNDVAALFRSTAEGETGHAHGHLEYLEVSGDPATGLPFGSSRQNLQAAIAGETHEYTDMYPGMAKAAREEGFDEIANWFETLAKAERSHANRYTKALDALVD, from the coding sequence ATGGCGCAACTCAAGGGTTCGAAGACGGAGGAGAATCTGAAGGCCGCATTTGCGGGTGAATCACAGGCCAATCGCCGCTATTTGTATTTCGCAGCGAAGGCCGATGTCGAGGGACAGAACGACGTCGCGGCGCTATTCCGCTCGACGGCGGAAGGCGAGACGGGCCACGCGCATGGCCACCTCGAATATCTGGAAGTCTCGGGCGATCCGGCGACGGGATTACCGTTCGGTTCATCGCGTCAGAATCTGCAAGCGGCCATTGCGGGCGAGACGCATGAATACACCGACATGTACCCCGGCATGGCAAAGGCCGCGCGTGAAGAAGGCTTCGACGAAATCGCGAACTGGTTCGAAACGCTGGCAAAGGCGGAACGCAGTCATGCGAATCGCTATACGAAGGCGTTGGACGCGCTGGTCGATTGA
- a CDS encoding heterodisulfide reductase-related iron-sulfur binding cluster: MPHKEGSLEAPIRHPLDWQSDAFYDPDAIDQELTRVFDICAGCRRCVSLCGAFPALFDLVDETDTGEAHEVDKKKFGAVVDQCYLCDLCYMTKCPYVPPHQWNVDFPHLMLRAKAAAFKRGDVPLRDKFLSNTDALGTFAGIPIVTQTVNAVNHTHAARGLMEKALGVDKDAWLPDFATRKFRSNAKKSPQVQTKDGERTPGKVAIYATCYVNFNEPGIGHDLLAVLAHNDIPYELVSSEACCGMPLLEQGNLQGVAAKKEKNMPVLARYARDGYAIIGAIPSCVLMYKHELPLMFPDDLDVRAVSEAFWDPFEYFMARHRDGLLKTDFNTPLGKVSYHVPCHARVQNIGRKTSETFALVPDTQVTVVERCSGHAGTFGVKKEFHAMAMKIGTPVFKAMAQPQPDYISSDCQLAGHHIEQGFDENSLPKTPLAHPLTLLRKAYGL, translated from the coding sequence ATGCCTCACAAGGAAGGCAGTCTCGAAGCGCCCATTCGCCATCCGCTCGACTGGCAATCGGACGCGTTCTACGATCCGGATGCGATCGATCAGGAATTGACGCGCGTGTTCGACATCTGCGCCGGCTGCCGCCGATGCGTGTCGCTATGCGGCGCATTTCCCGCACTGTTCGACCTCGTCGACGAAACGGATACAGGCGAGGCGCACGAAGTCGACAAGAAGAAGTTTGGCGCCGTCGTCGATCAATGCTATCTGTGCGATCTGTGCTACATGACGAAATGTCCCTACGTGCCGCCGCATCAATGGAACGTCGATTTTCCGCACCTGATGCTGCGCGCGAAGGCTGCCGCCTTTAAGCGGGGAGACGTACCGTTGCGCGACAAGTTCCTGTCGAACACCGACGCGCTCGGCACGTTCGCCGGCATTCCCATCGTTACGCAGACGGTCAACGCGGTGAATCACACGCACGCGGCGCGCGGCTTGATGGAAAAGGCGCTCGGCGTCGACAAGGACGCGTGGCTGCCCGACTTCGCAACGCGCAAGTTTCGCAGCAACGCGAAGAAGTCGCCGCAGGTGCAGACCAAGGACGGCGAGCGTACGCCCGGCAAGGTCGCGATCTACGCCACCTGCTACGTGAATTTCAACGAGCCGGGCATCGGTCACGACCTGCTGGCCGTGCTTGCGCACAATGACATTCCCTACGAACTGGTATCGAGCGAGGCGTGCTGCGGCATGCCGTTGCTGGAGCAAGGCAACCTGCAAGGTGTCGCGGCGAAGAAAGAGAAGAACATGCCCGTGCTCGCGCGCTATGCGCGCGACGGCTACGCGATCATCGGCGCGATTCCGAGTTGCGTGCTGATGTACAAGCACGAGCTGCCGCTAATGTTCCCCGACGACCTGGACGTGCGCGCCGTCAGCGAAGCGTTCTGGGACCCGTTCGAATACTTCATGGCGCGCCATCGCGATGGTCTGCTGAAGACCGACTTCAACACGCCGCTCGGCAAGGTGTCGTATCACGTGCCCTGTCATGCGCGCGTGCAGAACATCGGACGCAAGACGTCGGAGACGTTCGCGCTCGTGCCGGATACGCAGGTGACGGTCGTCGAGCGATGCTCGGGTCACGCAGGCACGTTCGGCGTGAAGAAGGAATTTCACGCGATGGCGATGAAGATCGGCACGCCCGTCTTCAAGGCGATGGCGCAGCCGCAGCCCGACTACATCTCATCCGATTGCCAGCTTGCCGGTCATCACATCGAACAGGGTTTCGACGAAAACAGTTTGCCGAAGACGCCGCTCGCGCATCCGTTGACGCTGCTGCGCAAGGCGTACGGCCTTTGA
- the egtD gene encoding L-histidine N(alpha)-methyltransferase gives MTQPAVSQHLSHDVSPEFAAAVRAGLSKQPQKELPSKYLYDEVGSALFEVITALPEYGVTRAEERLLAEHAGDIVAHLPHDAIVAELGSGSGRKTRRILEALCKKRPTTYSPIEISRTALQLCRRELGDIERISIVGYERDYLAGLAEVSKRRAKDEPLLVLFLGSTIGNFGRLAATRFLRDIRNMLAPGDALLLGTDLEKPVPVLIAAYDDPIGVTAAFNLNLLARINRELDGDFPLDAFEHVARFNPDVRSIEMHLRAKRRVSAQVRAARLTVELQEGETIWTESSHKYRPEELHAISDDAGFTCSHQWIERDWGFAESLLVAR, from the coding sequence ATGACTCAGCCAGCCGTATCGCAACATCTATCGCACGACGTATCGCCGGAGTTCGCCGCCGCCGTTCGCGCTGGCCTCAGCAAACAGCCCCAGAAGGAATTGCCGTCGAAGTATCTTTACGACGAAGTGGGTTCGGCGCTGTTCGAAGTGATCACTGCGCTGCCCGAATACGGCGTCACGCGCGCCGAAGAACGGCTGCTCGCGGAACACGCGGGCGATATCGTCGCGCATTTGCCGCACGATGCGATCGTCGCGGAACTGGGCAGCGGTAGCGGCCGCAAGACGCGCCGCATCCTCGAAGCGCTCTGTAAAAAGCGCCCCACTACTTACAGCCCGATTGAAATTTCGCGCACGGCTTTGCAATTGTGCCGCCGCGAACTCGGCGATATCGAACGCATTTCGATCGTCGGCTATGAGCGCGACTATCTCGCGGGGCTCGCCGAGGTGAGCAAGCGCCGCGCGAAAGACGAGCCACTGCTCGTGCTGTTTCTCGGCAGCACTATCGGCAATTTCGGGCGGCTCGCGGCCACGCGTTTTCTGCGCGACATCCGCAACATGCTCGCGCCCGGCGATGCGCTGTTGCTCGGCACTGACCTCGAGAAGCCCGTGCCCGTGCTGATCGCCGCGTACGACGATCCCATCGGCGTGACGGCCGCATTCAATCTGAATCTGCTCGCGCGGATCAACCGCGAGCTGGACGGCGATTTTCCGCTCGATGCGTTCGAACACGTCGCGCGCTTCAATCCGGACGTGCGCAGCATCGAAATGCATCTGCGCGCGAAGCGGCGCGTGAGCGCGCAGGTGCGTGCGGCCAGGCTGACCGTCGAGCTACAGGAAGGCGAGACGATCTGGACGGAGAGCAGCCACAAGTATCGTCCGGAAGAACTGCATGCGATCTCCGACGACGCGGGCTTCACTTGCAGTCATCAATGGATCGAGCGCGATTGGGGCTTTGCGGAAAGCCTGCTGGTGGCGCGCTGA
- a CDS encoding GNAT family N-acetyltransferase, producing MTQAVKIRPVVPADYEAWLPLWDGYNRFYGRFDATALPREITQLTWARFFDGLEPMHAMVAERADGTLTGLVHYLYHRSTLMAGPTCYLHDLFTLESERGKGVGRALIEAVYAAAKAARAERVYWLTHESNQTAMQLYDKIADLSGFVVYRKPL from the coding sequence GTGACGCAAGCTGTGAAGATCCGCCCTGTCGTTCCCGCCGACTACGAAGCATGGCTGCCGTTGTGGGACGGCTATAACCGTTTCTACGGCCGCTTCGACGCAACAGCGCTGCCGCGCGAAATCACGCAACTGACGTGGGCGCGCTTTTTCGACGGACTGGAGCCAATGCACGCGATGGTGGCCGAGCGCGCCGACGGCACGCTGACCGGCCTCGTGCATTACCTGTATCACCGCAGCACGCTGATGGCGGGACCGACGTGCTATCTGCACGATCTGTTCACGCTCGAATCCGAGCGCGGCAAGGGTGTGGGCCGTGCGTTGATCGAAGCCGTCTACGCAGCGGCGAAGGCCGCGCGCGCCGAACGCGTGTACTGGCTCACGCACGAATCGAATCAAACGGCCATGCAGCTTTACGACAAGATCGCGGACCTGTCGGGCTTCGTCGTCTATCGGAAGCCGCTTTAA
- a CDS encoding Mpo1 family 2-hydroxy fatty acid dioxygenase, with protein sequence MRTLTDQLAQYAAYHRDRRNIATHFIGIPMIVLALAVLLSRPAWTVAGLPLAVSPAWVLFGLSVIYYFVLDVPLGLMMAVVSVLCVTCGAWLAQQPTLTWLASGIGLFVVGWVFQFVGHVAYEHRKPAFIDDVIGLLIGPLFVLAEALFAFGWRPALRAAIEAKAGPTRVEAAHGVPRHRS encoded by the coding sequence ATGAGAACGCTCACTGACCAGCTCGCGCAATACGCCGCCTATCATCGCGACCGCCGCAACATCGCGACGCACTTCATCGGCATTCCGATGATCGTGCTCGCGCTCGCCGTGCTGCTGAGCCGGCCCGCGTGGACGGTTGCTGGGCTGCCGTTGGCGGTATCGCCGGCGTGGGTGCTGTTCGGCCTGAGCGTGATCTACTACTTCGTGCTCGATGTGCCGCTCGGTTTGATGATGGCCGTCGTGTCGGTATTGTGCGTAACGTGCGGCGCGTGGCTTGCGCAGCAGCCCACCTTGACGTGGCTTGCATCGGGCATCGGCCTGTTCGTGGTGGGCTGGGTATTCCAGTTCGTGGGACACGTCGCGTACGAGCATCGCAAGCCCGCATTCATCGACGATGTGATCGGCCTGCTGATCGGGCCGCTGTTCGTGCTCGCTGAAGCGCTATTCGCATTCGGCTGGCGGCCCGCGTTGCGCGCGGCAATCGAAGCCAAGGCGGGCCCGACGCGGGTCGAGGCAGCGCATGGGGTCCCGCGTCATCGGTCGTGA
- a CDS encoding acylphosphatase — protein MSGTDLDSRIETYYVRVRGMVQGVGFRHATVRQAHALGIRGWVANREDGSVEAMLQGPANQLDRMLSWLRHGPPMARVTEVTHEERASDKRFERFEQH, from the coding sequence ATGTCCGGCACGGATCTCGATTCGCGGATCGAAACGTATTACGTGCGGGTGCGCGGCATGGTGCAGGGCGTTGGCTTTCGTCACGCGACGGTGCGCCAGGCGCATGCGCTGGGTATTCGGGGATGGGTGGCGAATCGGGAAGACGGTTCTGTCGAAGCGATGTTGCAAGGTCCGGCGAACCAGCTCGACCGGATGCTGTCGTGGCTGCGTCACGGGCCGCCGATGGCGCGCGTGACGGAAGTCACGCACGAAGAGCGCGCCAGCGACAAACGTTTCGAGCGCTTCGAACAGCACTGA